Proteins encoded by one window of Luteimonas yindakuii:
- the coaD gene encoding pantetheine-phosphate adenylyltransferase: MSAPRSRIAVYPGTFDPITNGHVDLVGRASSLFEKVIVGVAESPAKGPTLPLQLRVDLARQALAQFPNAEVRGFASLLAHFVREVEGGVLLRGLRAVSDFEYEFQLASMNRHLIPEVETLFLTPAEQYGFISSSLVREISRLGGDVSGFVPAAVADALQAEWRRNE, encoded by the coding sequence ATGAGCGCGCCCCGCAGCCGCATCGCGGTCTACCCGGGCACCTTCGACCCGATCACCAACGGCCATGTCGACCTGGTCGGGCGGGCGTCGTCGCTGTTCGAGAAGGTGATCGTCGGCGTGGCGGAAAGCCCGGCCAAGGGCCCGACGCTGCCGCTGCAGCTGCGCGTGGATCTCGCCCGCCAGGCGCTGGCGCAGTTTCCGAACGCCGAAGTGCGCGGCTTCGCATCGTTGCTGGCGCATTTCGTGCGCGAGGTCGAGGGCGGCGTGCTGCTGCGCGGCCTGCGCGCAGTGTCGGATTTCGAATACGAGTTCCAGCTCGCCAGCATGAACCGGCATCTCATCCCCGAGGTCGAGACCCTGTTCCTGACCCCGGCCGAACAGTACGGCTTCATTTCCTCGTCGCTGGTGCGCGAGATTTCCCGCCTTGGCGGCGACGTCTCGGGTTTCGTGCCGGCGGCAGTGGCCGACGCGCTGCAGGCCGAATGGCGGCGCAACGAGTAG
- a CDS encoding MBL fold metallo-hydrolase, which translates to MKLWSIQGNSQQLDGGAMFGNAPRALWTRWVQPDERNRIPLATRALLATPLNGKTVLFETGIGAFFDPALRDRYGVVEEAHVLLDSLAEAGFSHEDIDVVVLSHLHFDHAGGLLSPWREGHAPELLFPNATFLTSRPHWARATQPHARDRASFIPELPDLLEASGRLQFVEGDRSPLLGDAVRFRYSDGHTPGMMLAEIIGPEIVDGQPHGGVVFCADLVPGRPWVHVPITMGYDRNPELLIDEKDALLADALARDVHLFLTHDPDIALARVVRDDKGRYATTHEVASLQARSLGN; encoded by the coding sequence ATGAAACTCTGGTCGATCCAGGGCAACTCGCAGCAGCTCGATGGCGGCGCGATGTTCGGCAACGCGCCGCGCGCGCTGTGGACACGCTGGGTGCAGCCCGATGAGCGCAACCGCATCCCGCTGGCCACCCGCGCGCTGCTTGCGACGCCCCTCAACGGAAAGACCGTGCTGTTCGAGACCGGCATCGGCGCCTTCTTCGATCCCGCACTGCGCGATCGCTACGGCGTGGTCGAGGAGGCCCACGTGCTGCTCGATTCGCTGGCCGAAGCCGGTTTCTCGCACGAGGACATCGACGTGGTGGTGCTGTCGCACCTGCACTTCGACCATGCCGGCGGCCTGCTTTCGCCGTGGCGCGAAGGGCATGCGCCGGAGCTGCTGTTCCCGAACGCGACCTTCCTCACCAGCCGCCCGCACTGGGCGCGTGCGACGCAGCCACATGCGCGCGATCGCGCGAGCTTCATCCCGGAGCTTCCCGATCTCCTCGAAGCCAGTGGCCGCCTGCAGTTCGTCGAAGGCGATCGCTCGCCGTTGCTGGGCGATGCGGTGCGCTTCCGCTACAGCGACGGCCATACGCCGGGGATGATGCTGGCGGAAATCATTGGCCCGGAGATCGTCGACGGCCAGCCGCACGGCGGCGTCGTGTTCTGCGCCGACCTCGTGCCCGGGCGCCCGTGGGTGCACGTGCCGATCACGATGGGCTATGACCGCAACCCCGAGCTGCTGATCGACGAGAAGGATGCGCTGCTGGCCGACGCGCTGGCGCGCGATGTCCATCTGTTCCTCACCCACGATCCCGACATCGCACTCGCCCGCGTGGTGCGCGATGACAAGGGCCGTTATGCGACGACGCACGAAGTGGCGTCGCTGCAGGCACGGTCACTGGGAAACTGA
- a CDS encoding YfhL family 4Fe-4S dicluster ferredoxin, whose translation MALIINELCVNCDVCEPVCPNKAITMGAAIYVIDPALCTECVGHHDEPQCVMVCPVECIDPDPAFPETPEQLLAKLRRLEDSQ comes from the coding sequence ATGGCGCTGATCATCAACGAGCTCTGCGTCAACTGCGACGTCTGCGAGCCCGTCTGCCCCAACAAGGCGATCACCATGGGTGCGGCGATCTACGTGATCGATCCGGCCCTGTGCACCGAATGCGTGGGCCATCACGACGAGCCGCAATGCGTGATGGTATGCCCGGTCGAATGCATCGACCCGGACCCCGCGTTTCCCGAAACCCCGGAGCAGCTGCTGGCCAAGCTGCGCCGGCTGGAGGACTCCCAATGA
- the ggt gene encoding gamma-glutamyltransferase: protein MIHAIRRPAAWTLLLMLCLFVTPLAAADGSRAPLAERPPGAAVASAHSLATDAGLRILREGGNAFDAAIAVSATLSVVEPISSGIGGGGFFLLHDASTGRDVFVDARETAPAAATPERYLTADGEFDRDRAENGPWAAGIPGLPAAFVHLAERYGKLPLAQSLAPAIHAAREGFPAYGRMTRGYERRRAVMERYPGTREVFLANGRPLRDGDLFRQPDLARTLERLAAQGFDGFYRGDTARLLIEGVRAEGGEWTADELAAYRVAEREPIRFGYRGWEIVTAPPPSSGGIALAQMLQILAPFELADLEPATRAHLTIESMRRAFRDRTFYLGDPDFVEIPQRLLTSRDYAAGLRATIHPARATPSDLLSGEPTPLEDEETTHFSIIDADGNRVAGTQTVNLLYGSGLIPPGTGVLLNNEMDDFALKPGTPNAFGVMGFDANAPAPGKRMLSSMTPSFMVRPDRVAVLGTPGGSRIITMVLLGILGYDAGLGAQEVAALPRFHHQWMPDVVSAERGMFDAATAASLRAMGHELNLPPDEVEGGRGSSHVWGNLQTVLWNRADNTLEGGTDPRNEVGEARVELRATTPAR from the coding sequence ATGATCCACGCCATCCGGCGCCCGGCAGCCTGGACGCTGCTGCTGATGCTGTGCCTGTTCGTCACCCCGCTCGCCGCTGCAGATGGCAGTCGCGCGCCGCTTGCGGAGCGCCCGCCGGGTGCGGCAGTGGCATCCGCGCATTCGCTGGCCACCGACGCCGGCCTGCGCATCCTGCGCGAGGGCGGCAATGCGTTCGATGCCGCGATCGCGGTGTCGGCCACGCTGTCGGTGGTCGAACCGATCAGTTCCGGCATCGGCGGCGGCGGCTTCTTCCTGCTGCACGACGCCAGCACCGGGCGCGATGTGTTCGTCGACGCGCGCGAGACCGCGCCGGCGGCGGCGACGCCGGAGCGCTACCTGACCGCCGATGGCGAGTTTGATCGCGATCGCGCCGAGAACGGCCCGTGGGCCGCCGGCATCCCCGGCCTGCCTGCGGCCTTCGTCCATCTCGCCGAACGCTACGGCAAGCTGCCGCTGGCGCAGTCGCTGGCGCCGGCCATCCATGCCGCGCGCGAAGGCTTTCCCGCCTATGGCCGCATGACCCGCGGCTACGAGCGCCGCCGTGCGGTGATGGAACGCTACCCGGGCACGCGCGAGGTGTTCCTTGCCAACGGCCGGCCGCTGCGTGACGGCGACCTGTTCCGCCAGCCCGACCTCGCGCGCACGCTGGAGCGGCTGGCAGCGCAAGGCTTCGACGGCTTCTACCGTGGCGACACCGCGCGCCTGCTGATCGAGGGCGTGCGCGCCGAGGGCGGCGAATGGACCGCCGACGAACTTGCCGCCTACCGCGTCGCCGAGCGCGAGCCGATCCGCTTCGGCTACCGCGGCTGGGAGATCGTCACCGCGCCGCCGCCGTCGTCGGGTGGCATCGCGCTGGCGCAGATGCTGCAGATCCTCGCGCCGTTCGAGCTTGCCGATCTCGAGCCCGCGACACGCGCACACCTCACCATCGAATCGATGCGCCGCGCGTTCCGCGACCGCACGTTCTACCTGGGTGATCCGGATTTCGTCGAGATCCCGCAGCGCCTGCTCACCAGCCGCGACTACGCCGCCGGCCTGCGCGCGACCATCCATCCCGCCAGGGCCACGCCGAGCGACCTGCTGTCGGGCGAGCCGACGCCGCTGGAGGACGAGGAGACCACCCACTTCTCGATCATCGACGCCGACGGCAACCGCGTGGCCGGCACGCAGACGGTGAACCTGCTGTACGGCTCCGGGTTGATCCCGCCCGGCACCGGCGTGCTGCTCAACAACGAGATGGACGACTTCGCGCTGAAACCCGGCACGCCGAACGCCTTCGGCGTGATGGGCTTCGACGCCAATGCGCCGGCGCCGGGCAAGCGCATGCTGAGCTCGATGACGCCGAGCTTCATGGTGCGCCCGGACCGCGTGGCGGTGCTGGGCACGCCGGGTGGCTCGCGGATCATCACCATGGTGCTGCTGGGCATCCTCGGCTACGACGCCGGCCTGGGCGCGCAGGAGGTCGCGGCGCTGCCACGCTTCCACCACCAGTGGATGCCCGACGTGGTCTCGGCCGAGCGCGGCATGTTCGACGCCGCAACCGCGGCGTCGCTGCGCGCGATGGGTCACGAGCTGAACCTGCCGCCCGACGAGGTCGAAGGCGGGCGCGGCTCCAGCCACGTGTGGGGCAACCTGCAGACGGTGCTCTGGAACCGCGCCGACAACACGCTGGAAGGCGGCACCGACCCGCGCAACGAAGTGGGCGAGGCGAGGGTGGAACTGCGCGCGACGACGCCGGCCCGATGA
- the upp gene encoding uracil phosphoribosyltransferase — protein MKIVEVRHPLVQHKIGLLRDVELSTKAFRELVTELGMLLAYEATADLETEPAIQRGWAGDVEVRRIAGAKITLVPILRAGLGMLNGVLSLIPAAKVSVVGLQRDETTLQPVPYFERLTGRLDERDALILDPMLATGGTLIATVDMLKRAGARRIRAIFLVAAPEGLRALEAAHPDVEVYTAAIDERLNEKGYILPGLGDAGDRIFGTRVV, from the coding sequence ATGAAGATCGTCGAAGTCCGCCATCCGCTGGTCCAGCACAAGATCGGCCTGCTGCGCGATGTCGAGCTGTCCACCAAGGCCTTCCGCGAACTGGTCACCGAACTCGGCATGCTGCTCGCCTACGAGGCGACGGCGGACCTCGAGACCGAGCCTGCGATCCAGCGTGGCTGGGCCGGCGACGTGGAGGTGCGGCGCATCGCCGGCGCCAAGATCACCCTGGTGCCGATCCTGCGTGCGGGACTGGGCATGCTCAACGGCGTGCTGTCGCTGATCCCCGCCGCCAAGGTCAGCGTGGTGGGCCTGCAGCGCGACGAGACCACCCTGCAGCCGGTGCCCTACTTCGAACGCCTCACCGGTCGGCTCGACGAGCGCGACGCGCTGATCCTCGACCCGATGCTGGCCACCGGCGGCACCCTGATCGCCACGGTCGACATGCTCAAGCGCGCCGGCGCACGGCGCATCCGCGCGATCTTCCTGGTCGCCGCACCGGAAGGCCTGCGTGCGCTCGAGGCCGCGCATCCGGATGTCGAGGTCTACACCGCCGCGATCGACGAGCGCCTCAACGAGAAGGGCTACATCCTGCCGGGCCTGGGCGATGCCGGCGACAGGATCTTCGGGACGCGGGTGGTCTGA